Genomic segment of Oncorhynchus nerka isolate Pitt River unplaced genomic scaffold, Oner_Uvic_2.0 unplaced_scaffold_2760, whole genome shotgun sequence:
TAGCCCAAGTGCCTGTGAACAGTATCAACATCTACCATCACCCAGGAAGCGGTGGAAGCACAGTGGCAAGGCAGGTGCTGTGGAACAATAGAAAAGACCTAAGATGTGCTGTTGTGAAGCCGTCATACTCAGCAGCCACTGTATCTGAACATGCTGTCCAGCTCAGAGAGTATGAGGAAACAAATCCTCAGAAGTGTCTCCCAGTGCTCTTACTTGTGGAAGACAGTACATGGGATTACGTTGATGACATTAGGAAAGAATTAGAGGTTGCTATCAGCACAAAGAAAATAAAACAAGGGACCCTCTGTTTTGTTTTGCTAAGCTGCAGTTTCTCTTATGATCCAGAGAAGATGTACAAGAACCTACAGAGTTTTGCTGTGACTCAGAAGTTGTCTCCAGAAGAGAAAAGACTATTTGCCTCAAAACGTGACGGCCTTAAAGAAAAGTATCCGCTAGAATTCATCTTGACCTTTGTCTTGATGAGTGAAGACTTTAAACCAGAATATGTTGAGCATTTTGTGAAAGATTTGTTAAAGGGCATCGATCATGAATCCGTTGGGACTCGCCTAATTAAGTATGTtgcattgctcaacattttcgtGCAGAACTCTTTCATCTCTCAGTCACATTGTGAAGCCCTGCTAACATTTACAACGCTGACCACAGCTAACAAATCTGATCAACGTAAGGAGACGGAACAGAAAAGATTCCCCCAGCATGCTTTTGAGAAGCATTTGAGTGAGCAGGCCAAGCTTTTGTTCACACACTCGAATGATGAGAAGACACACATTCAAGCAATCAAAATCATTCATCCAAGAGTTGCAAAGGAAATTCTCCAACAGCTGTTGGATAATGAACAACAACAAGAAAAAGTGGCTATGGATCTCCTTCATGAAGATGTGCTTTTTCAGCACAGGTTTGCAAGAGAGCCCTATGTGACATTTTTGAGAGACCTGTTCATGAGGCGCTACAGAGTTGATAAAGGTGACAAATCTGATAGCTTATTTTCACCTCTCATTGAGCTTGTGAGAAAGGAAACACCCGAAAAGGCAATCAAGCTTTTGGAAGAGGCTCATAAACGTTTCGACCAAGATGCATTCTTTGCACAGCAACTTGCTCGTTTGAATTACTGCTATGAAAAGTTTGAGGAGGCAGAAGTGTGGGCAGTAAAGGCAGAAACAAAACTGCCAAATAACTCCTTCATCCTGGACACCAAAGGTCATGTGTATAGAAGATGGTTCGATGCAAAGTGTAATGCAATTGACCAAGTACCAAAGACAGCAGAAAACATAGCAGGTGCTATTGAAACTGCACTGAAAGCTATGGAATGCTTCCAGAAATGTGAGACAATTGCAATCTCAGACCCAGAAACTATGAATAATGCAGGCTTTTTTGGAACAGTAACTGTTGGATGCAGTCTATTAAAGCTCATGTTCTCAATGCCTGTGTTTTCAGACAAAACCGCCAATGGCTGCACTGAACGTCTAAATTACCTTCTCACTGAGGACTACATTCCAAAAGAAGTGATGAAACCCTGGGAAAAATTTCACAGCAAACTCAAAAACCTTCAAAAGAGATTACATGAGTCACTAGAATGGATATCAGATGACCTAAGTTTCTTCCAAACAGACATCAGTTCAGATCAGGAAGAGGCATCTGAAAACCTTGACAACAAACATCCAAAGAATTGGTCAGTGCATAAGCCCATTGCAAATAGAGGAACCTCAGCTCAAAGTTCAGAGAAAATGAGCCATCCAAAGAATTGGTTGACAAACAAGTCCTCATTCTACGGTAAGACCTTCAGTGATGTGTCTGTCAGCGCTATATTAAAACAATGCAAATCAAACCCGCAAAGTTTAACTCCTTTCACGAAACGCATGGCAATTTATCATCTCGGTGGAGGGAATTTAACTACGATCTTCTCTCTCCTTACCGAGCAGAAAGATGAAAACCCACAGAGCCTGAGAGATAAAGAACAAAAACAGAAGAAAGATCAACACCAAGTCAAAAAGAAACACCCTGTCAAAGTTCTTGAAGATATCATATCACTGTATCCTTCCAACCCACTGAGCGCGAGGTTGGATCAAAAAGATCTTGTGAACTACATAGCAACTCATATTGCTTTGAGTTGCCTTTCAACTCCGTCTACAAAGCTAGCTGGTCTCAAACAACTTCAGACACTCAGTAATCAGTTTACACAGGACAGAAAAAAATGCCTGTCCGGTGCTCTGTTCTTACTAACCTTGCTGTTCTGGCCAGAGGAGCATGACAGTGATGAAGAAAAAGAGAGGAAATATGACATTGTCCACTCTGCTGTTGAAAGCCTTGAAGATAGCTACCGGACCAAAATGAAGGATATTCCCCCCAAAAAGAGAAGGATTTATACTCATGTTTTCCTTGGTAATGGAATTGGATTGGAGAAGATTGTCCATAAGAGCAAAGTTGCATCGATCACAAAGCTCGTCTCACTGCCAGAGAGGAGAATTAAGTGGCTCAGTGGGGAGGTATGGAAAATGCCAGAGATTGCAAAGCTGTTCAAGTGTGTTTCTGGCTGGACTGAAGATGGGACAGTCTACCTTGTTGGTCCTACAAAAAAGTTTGCCATCCACTCTCTGCATGCTGGTTCAGTTCCCTATGGCAGTGAAAATGTCACATTCTACTTGGGCTTCACATTCCGAGGGCCTGTTGCATACAACATCACTGTGAAAAGGTAGGGTCGCAATAGAAAGCAAAGAGGCTAGATAGATGCCTCCAGACAAGGCAGCCTGTTTTTGAATATCTCAACATAGAAATTAATGTACAGAACTTGTACAACACAATGTCAGAAGAAGATTTTCTAAATATATTTTGTAATGTTTTGGTTGTTGAAATTGTGTTTTCGGTTTATTCTCAAAAGACTATGAATTGAATGTTTAATATCACAGAATGTAGCCTACATGTAAGGCAATGGATGGATATTTTGCTTGCTGTAAATGTAATATTATTTATGTTTGAATACTTCGCAGCAAGTGTAGTCCATTTAGACCAGATTCCTATCATTATATGTGGACTAAAAATAATGAAATATGTTCAGAAATGTGTTGTTAAATATTTAGTCATGAtatgtttctttctttcttaactAATATTTTATATCTTTATATTATATCTTGTGCATCAAACCTGTGTAATATTATTTATATCTATTGTAACCACAACAAGGTGGTATTTTATGACCTACTTTTCTTAGTCATTTATTCATTGTTTTTCCAGTAAAATGTCCCCCTCTAT
This window contains:
- the LOC115125311 gene encoding sterile alpha motif domain-containing protein 9-like isoform X3; this encodes MEAREESANMVEDAGMLPIEKWTESDVSSWMRSIGVKEQYIQKLEKEEVNGKILLELTEDDLKQETGITSLVARLIIRKRNEFVDKGLKTKEIKGSQQSGHGRQKGGKKGKKDVDHKKDETDQICPEAEPQAHQDQLVCVLPTKRDCKPRPLGKEGIDFTYAKHNVLQPESGAFDLIYPCHEYKSLRNATKLDRTRLQAKFAKEVLKFGTGCMNIRSNGTIHFGVMDSKDDAGYVHGEIIGVPVLEKDIYSDALDHIEKCFSSSDSEHVRQCIRPPQFIEVMDIKSTETRYVVEVDIVPSISIVKNRVYSVRLPNFKESTNKIELEKKTIYRRVGSKTEPVSDENVFYQRVRDRDDQREKAEHCPSNTPDICEDLGRKLTKLITSGKKFIANEKWYILVTNKFKQDDLSSIDFLLNLKIFCVFDFDPDSRLSGLCSKYIQHHAANMHFLQSYKIPSNMSVEEFERHLHLFEQTSWIFCNGRNDYQGNEIPSDEMTWIKTKMTLLRESVSLICKQILPKGTFSVIFLLTSPVEKPLLHTFLEFFTDMEGHEDIICISESEDNYQKWQRFAEGSCETETVNSSSVVGMKMSHVDATLQQIQPVTSRATKHLPVYVKGQCHLETREEEQMHSLDILSVDHCDETSEDFIEEEMDNIERQFYHGGKVTWLNFWLAEKKFVGEVIQRDAYREVSKCLSDILKWGVAQVPVNSINIYHHPGSGGSTVARQVLWNNRKDLRCAVVKPSYSAATVSEHAVQLREYEETNPQKCLPVLLLVEDSTWDYVDDIRKELEVAISTKKIKQGTLCFVLLSCSFSYDPEKMYKNLQSFAVTQKLSPEEKRLFASKRDGLKEKYPLEFILTFVLMSEDFKPEYVEHFVKDLLKGIDHESVGTRLIKYVALLNIFVQNSFISQSHCEALLTFTTLTTANKSDQRKETEQKRFPQHAFEKHLSEQAKLLFTHSNDEKTHIQAIKIIHPRVAKEILQQLLDNEQQQEKVAMDLLHEDVLFQHRFAREPYVTFLRDLFMRRYRVDKGDKSDSLFSPLIELVRKETPEKAIKLLEEAHKRFDQDAFFAQQLARLNYCYEKFEEAEVWAVKAETKLPNNSFILDTKGHVYRRWFDAKCNAIDQVPKTAENIAGAIETALKAMECFQKCETIAISDPETMNNAGFFGTVTVGCSLLKLMFSMPVFSDKTANGCTERLNYLLTEDYIPKEVMKPWEKFHSKLKNLQKRLHESLEWISDDLSFFQTDISSDQEEASENLDNKHPKNWSVHKPIANRGTSAQSSEKMSHPKNWLTNKSSFYGKTFSDVSVSAILKQCKSNPQSLTPFTKRMAIYHLGGGNLTTIFSLLTEQKDENPQSLRDKEQKQKKDQHQVKKKHPVKVLEDIISLYPSNPLSARLDQKDLVNYIATHIALSCLSTPSTKLAGLKQLQTLSNQFTQDRKKCLSGALFLLTLLFWPEEHDSDEEKERKYDIVHSAVESLEDSYRTKMKDIPPKKRRIYTHVFLGNGIGLEKIVHKSKVASITKLVSLPERRIKWLSGEVWKMPEIAKLFKCVSGWTEDGTVYLVGPTKKFAIHSLHAGSVPYGSENVTFYLGFTFRGPVAYNITVKR
- the LOC115125311 gene encoding sterile alpha motif domain-containing protein 9-like isoform X2 — protein: MPPCDKQCPLCQRQDMEAREESANMVEDAGMLPIEKWTESDVSSWMRSIGVKEQYIQKLEKEEVNGKILLELTEDDLKQETGITSLVARLIIRKRNEFVDKGLKTKEIKGSQQSGHGRQKGGKKGKKDVDHKKDETDQICPEAEPQAHQDQLVCVLPTKRDCKPRPLGKEGIDFTYAKHNVLQPESGAFDLIYPCHEYKSLRNATKLDRTRLQAKFAKEVLKFGTGCMNIRSNGTIHFGVMDSKDDAGYVHGEIIGVPVLEKDIYSDALDHIEKCFSSSDSEHVRQCIRPPQFIEVMDIKSTETRYVVEVDIVPSISIVKNRVYSVRLPNFKESTNKIELEKKTIYRRVGSKTEPVSDENVFYQRVRDRDDQREKAEHCPSNTPDICEDLGRKLTKLITSGKKFIANEKWYILVTNKFKQDDLSSIDFLLNLKIFCVFDFDPDSRLSGLCSKYIQHHAANMHFLQSYKIPSNMSVEEFERHLHLFEQTSWIFCNGRNDYQGNEIPSDEMTWIKTKMTLLRESVSLICKQILPKGTFSVIFLLTSPVEKPLLHTFLEFFTDMEGHEDIICISESEDNYQKWQRFAEGSCETETVNSSSVVGMKMSHVDATLQQIQPVTSRATKHLPVYVKGQCHLETREEEQMHSLDILSVDHCDETSEDFIEEEMDNIERQFYHGGKVTWLNFWLAEKKFVGEVIQRDAYREVSKCLSDILKWGVAQVPVNSINIYHHPGSGGSTVARQVLWNNRKDLRCAVVKPSYSAATVSEHAVQLREYEETNPQKCLPVLLLVEDSTWDYVDDIRKELEVAISTKKIKQGTLCFVLLSCSFSYDPEKMYKNLQSFAVTQKLSPEEKRLFASKRDGLKEKYPLEFILTFVLMSEDFKPEYVEHFVKDLLKGIDHESVGTRLIKYVALLNIFVQNSFISQSHCEALLTFTTLTTANKSDQRKETEQKRFPQHAFEKHLSEQAKLLFTHSNDEKTHIQAIKIIHPRVAKEILQQLLDNEQQQEKVAMDLLHEDVLFQHRFAREPYVTFLRDLFMRRYRVDKGDKSDSLFSPLIELVRKETPEKAIKLLEEAHKRFDQDAFFAQQLARLNYCYEKFEEAEVWAVKAETKLPNNSFILDTKGHVYRRWFDAKCNAIDQVPKTAENIAGAIETALKAMECFQKCETIAISDPETMNNAGFFGTVTVGCSLLKLMFSMPVFSDKTANGCTERLNYLLTEDYIPKEVMKPWEKFHSKLKNLQKRLHESLEWISDDLSFFQTDISSDQEEASENLDNKHPKNWSVHKPIANRGTSAQSSEKMSHPKNWLTNKSSFYGKTFSDVSVSAILKQCKSNPQSLTPFTKRMAIYHLGGGNLTTIFSLLTEQKDENPQSLRDKEQKQKKDQHQVKKKHPVKVLEDIISLYPSNPLSARLDQKDLVNYIATHIALSCLSTPSTKLAGLKQLQTLSNQFTQDRKKCLSGALFLLTLLFWPEEHDSDEEKERKYDIVHSAVESLEDSYRTKMKDIPPKKRRIYTHVFLGNGIGLEKIVHKSKVASITKLVSLPERRIKWLSGEVWKMPEIAKLFKCVSGWTEDGTVYLVGPTKKFAIHSLHAGSVPYGSENVTFYLGFTFRGPVAYNITVKR
- the LOC115125311 gene encoding sterile alpha motif domain-containing protein 9-like isoform X5, whose translation is MLPIEKWTESDVSSWMRSIGVKEQYIQKLEKEEVNGKILLELTEDDLKQETGITSLVARLIIRKRNEFVDKGLKTKEIKGSQQSGHGRQKGGKKGKKDVDHKKDETDQICPEAEPQAHQDQLVCVLPTKRDCKPRPLGKEGIDFTYAKHNVLQPESGAFDLIYPCHEYKSLRNATKLDRTRLQAKFAKEVLKFGTGCMNIRSNGTIHFGVMDSKDDAGYVHGEIIGVPVLEKDIYSDALDHIEKCFSSSDSEHVRQCIRPPQFIEVMDIKSTETRYVVEVDIVPSISIVKNRVYSVRLPNFKESTNKIELEKKTIYRRVGSKTEPVSDENVFYQRVRDRDDQREKAEHCPSNTPDICEDLGRKLTKLITSGKKFIANEKWYILVTNKFKQDDLSSIDFLLNLKIFCVFDFDPDSRLSGLCSKYIQHHAANMHFLQSYKIPSNMSVEEFERHLHLFEQTSWIFCNGRNDYQGNEIPSDEMTWIKTKMTLLRESVSLICKQILPKGTFSVIFLLTSPVEKPLLHTFLEFFTDMEGHEDIICISESEDNYQKWQRFAEGSCETETVNSSSVVGMKMSHVDATLQQIQPVTSRATKHLPVYVKGQCHLETREEEQMHSLDILSVDHCDETSEDFIEEEMDNIERQFYHGGKVTWLNFWLAEKKFVGEVIQRDAYREVSKCLSDILKWGVAQVPVNSINIYHHPGSGGSTVARQVLWNNRKDLRCAVVKPSYSAATVSEHAVQLREYEETNPQKCLPVLLLVEDSTWDYVDDIRKELEVAISTKKIKQGTLCFVLLSCSFSYDPEKMYKNLQSFAVTQKLSPEEKRLFASKRDGLKEKYPLEFILTFVLMSEDFKPEYVEHFVKDLLKGIDHESVGTRLIKYVALLNIFVQNSFISQSHCEALLTFTTLTTANKSDQRKETEQKRFPQHAFEKHLSEQAKLLFTHSNDEKTHIQAIKIIHPRVAKEILQQLLDNEQQQEKVAMDLLHEDVLFQHRFAREPYVTFLRDLFMRRYRVDKGDKSDSLFSPLIELVRKETPEKAIKLLEEAHKRFDQDAFFAQQLARLNYCYEKFEEAEVWAVKAETKLPNNSFILDTKGHVYRRWFDAKCNAIDQVPKTAENIAGAIETALKAMECFQKCETIAISDPETMNNAGFFGTVTVGCSLLKLMFSMPVFSDKTANGCTERLNYLLTEDYIPKEVMKPWEKFHSKLKNLQKRLHESLEWISDDLSFFQTDISSDQEEASENLDNKHPKNWSVHKPIANRGTSAQSSEKMSHPKNWLTNKSSFYGKTFSDVSVSAILKQCKSNPQSLTPFTKRMAIYHLGGGNLTTIFSLLTEQKDENPQSLRDKEQKQKKDQHQVKKKHPVKVLEDIISLYPSNPLSARLDQKDLVNYIATHIALSCLSTPSTKLAGLKQLQTLSNQFTQDRKKCLSGALFLLTLLFWPEEHDSDEEKERKYDIVHSAVESLEDSYRTKMKDIPPKKRRIYTHVFLGNGIGLEKIVHKSKVASITKLVSLPERRIKWLSGEVWKMPEIAKLFKCVSGWTEDGTVYLVGPTKKFAIHSLHAGSVPYGSENVTFYLGFTFRGPVAYNITVKR
- the LOC115125311 gene encoding sterile alpha motif domain-containing protein 9-like isoform X1, with product MYDSSAITQPRAEQESEQVAMQQEERVLTEQSMQKDKQDMEAREESANMVEDAGMLPIEKWTESDVSSWMRSIGVKEQYIQKLEKEEVNGKILLELTEDDLKQETGITSLVARLIIRKRNEFVDKGLKTKEIKGSQQSGHGRQKGGKKGKKDVDHKKDETDQICPEAEPQAHQDQLVCVLPTKRDCKPRPLGKEGIDFTYAKHNVLQPESGAFDLIYPCHEYKSLRNATKLDRTRLQAKFAKEVLKFGTGCMNIRSNGTIHFGVMDSKDDAGYVHGEIIGVPVLEKDIYSDALDHIEKCFSSSDSEHVRQCIRPPQFIEVMDIKSTETRYVVEVDIVPSISIVKNRVYSVRLPNFKESTNKIELEKKTIYRRVGSKTEPVSDENVFYQRVRDRDDQREKAEHCPSNTPDICEDLGRKLTKLITSGKKFIANEKWYILVTNKFKQDDLSSIDFLLNLKIFCVFDFDPDSRLSGLCSKYIQHHAANMHFLQSYKIPSNMSVEEFERHLHLFEQTSWIFCNGRNDYQGNEIPSDEMTWIKTKMTLLRESVSLICKQILPKGTFSVIFLLTSPVEKPLLHTFLEFFTDMEGHEDIICISESEDNYQKWQRFAEGSCETETVNSSSVVGMKMSHVDATLQQIQPVTSRATKHLPVYVKGQCHLETREEEQMHSLDILSVDHCDETSEDFIEEEMDNIERQFYHGGKVTWLNFWLAEKKFVGEVIQRDAYREVSKCLSDILKWGVAQVPVNSINIYHHPGSGGSTVARQVLWNNRKDLRCAVVKPSYSAATVSEHAVQLREYEETNPQKCLPVLLLVEDSTWDYVDDIRKELEVAISTKKIKQGTLCFVLLSCSFSYDPEKMYKNLQSFAVTQKLSPEEKRLFASKRDGLKEKYPLEFILTFVLMSEDFKPEYVEHFVKDLLKGIDHESVGTRLIKYVALLNIFVQNSFISQSHCEALLTFTTLTTANKSDQRKETEQKRFPQHAFEKHLSEQAKLLFTHSNDEKTHIQAIKIIHPRVAKEILQQLLDNEQQQEKVAMDLLHEDVLFQHRFAREPYVTFLRDLFMRRYRVDKGDKSDSLFSPLIELVRKETPEKAIKLLEEAHKRFDQDAFFAQQLARLNYCYEKFEEAEVWAVKAETKLPNNSFILDTKGHVYRRWFDAKCNAIDQVPKTAENIAGAIETALKAMECFQKCETIAISDPETMNNAGFFGTVTVGCSLLKLMFSMPVFSDKTANGCTERLNYLLTEDYIPKEVMKPWEKFHSKLKNLQKRLHESLEWISDDLSFFQTDISSDQEEASENLDNKHPKNWSVHKPIANRGTSAQSSEKMSHPKNWLTNKSSFYGKTFSDVSVSAILKQCKSNPQSLTPFTKRMAIYHLGGGNLTTIFSLLTEQKDENPQSLRDKEQKQKKDQHQVKKKHPVKVLEDIISLYPSNPLSARLDQKDLVNYIATHIALSCLSTPSTKLAGLKQLQTLSNQFTQDRKKCLSGALFLLTLLFWPEEHDSDEEKERKYDIVHSAVESLEDSYRTKMKDIPPKKRRIYTHVFLGNGIGLEKIVHKSKVASITKLVSLPERRIKWLSGEVWKMPEIAKLFKCVSGWTEDGTVYLVGPTKKFAIHSLHAGSVPYGSENVTFYLGFTFRGPVAYNITVKR
- the LOC115125311 gene encoding sterile alpha motif domain-containing protein 9-like isoform X4, with amino-acid sequence MEDAGMLPIEKWTESDVSSWMRSIGVKEQYIQKLEKEEVNGKILLELTEDDLKQETGITSLVARLIIRKRNEFVDKGLKTKEIKGSQQSGHGRQKGGKKGKKDVDHKKDETDQICPEAEPQAHQDQLVCVLPTKRDCKPRPLGKEGIDFTYAKHNVLQPESGAFDLIYPCHEYKSLRNATKLDRTRLQAKFAKEVLKFGTGCMNIRSNGTIHFGVMDSKDDAGYVHGEIIGVPVLEKDIYSDALDHIEKCFSSSDSEHVRQCIRPPQFIEVMDIKSTETRYVVEVDIVPSISIVKNRVYSVRLPNFKESTNKIELEKKTIYRRVGSKTEPVSDENVFYQRVRDRDDQREKAEHCPSNTPDICEDLGRKLTKLITSGKKFIANEKWYILVTNKFKQDDLSSIDFLLNLKIFCVFDFDPDSRLSGLCSKYIQHHAANMHFLQSYKIPSNMSVEEFERHLHLFEQTSWIFCNGRNDYQGNEIPSDEMTWIKTKMTLLRESVSLICKQILPKGTFSVIFLLTSPVEKPLLHTFLEFFTDMEGHEDIICISESEDNYQKWQRFAEGSCETETVNSSSVVGMKMSHVDATLQQIQPVTSRATKHLPVYVKGQCHLETREEEQMHSLDILSVDHCDETSEDFIEEEMDNIERQFYHGGKVTWLNFWLAEKKFVGEVIQRDAYREVSKCLSDILKWGVAQVPVNSINIYHHPGSGGSTVARQVLWNNRKDLRCAVVKPSYSAATVSEHAVQLREYEETNPQKCLPVLLLVEDSTWDYVDDIRKELEVAISTKKIKQGTLCFVLLSCSFSYDPEKMYKNLQSFAVTQKLSPEEKRLFASKRDGLKEKYPLEFILTFVLMSEDFKPEYVEHFVKDLLKGIDHESVGTRLIKYVALLNIFVQNSFISQSHCEALLTFTTLTTANKSDQRKETEQKRFPQHAFEKHLSEQAKLLFTHSNDEKTHIQAIKIIHPRVAKEILQQLLDNEQQQEKVAMDLLHEDVLFQHRFAREPYVTFLRDLFMRRYRVDKGDKSDSLFSPLIELVRKETPEKAIKLLEEAHKRFDQDAFFAQQLARLNYCYEKFEEAEVWAVKAETKLPNNSFILDTKGHVYRRWFDAKCNAIDQVPKTAENIAGAIETALKAMECFQKCETIAISDPETMNNAGFFGTVTVGCSLLKLMFSMPVFSDKTANGCTERLNYLLTEDYIPKEVMKPWEKFHSKLKNLQKRLHESLEWISDDLSFFQTDISSDQEEASENLDNKHPKNWSVHKPIANRGTSAQSSEKMSHPKNWLTNKSSFYGKTFSDVSVSAILKQCKSNPQSLTPFTKRMAIYHLGGGNLTTIFSLLTEQKDENPQSLRDKEQKQKKDQHQVKKKHPVKVLEDIISLYPSNPLSARLDQKDLVNYIATHIALSCLSTPSTKLAGLKQLQTLSNQFTQDRKKCLSGALFLLTLLFWPEEHDSDEEKERKYDIVHSAVESLEDSYRTKMKDIPPKKRRIYTHVFLGNGIGLEKIVHKSKVASITKLVSLPERRIKWLSGEVWKMPEIAKLFKCVSGWTEDGTVYLVGPTKKFAIHSLHAGSVPYGSENVTFYLGFTFRGPVAYNITVKR